In the genome of Nitrospirota bacterium, the window CGTATGCCTGACGCAAGTTCAATGGATGTAGTGGTGTATGTTGCCCAGTCTGCAAGAATACCTGCCATAAAACCTGCAATCCAAAGATTAGCCTTTAACGCCCTCAATCCCCTGAATGTCAGGTATCCTGCAAACGATCCTGCCACGCCCATTGACATTATATCCGCTCCCCATGTGCTTAATCCGCCGTGAGCAAGAAAAAGCGCCTGAATGAGCAGCGCTACTGCAGTAACAAGTATGCTTATTGTAGGTCCAACGAGTATCCCGGATATTCCAGTTCCTGCTGGATGTGAGCAGGTGCCTGCGGTCGGCACAGGAATTGGCATGCAGGATATTACAAACACTATCGCAGCCATGAGTCCGACAAGAGGTTTGAAGGAAATGTCAGCATTTGACAGTTTCTTCAGTCTATACAAACCGAATGCTACAAATGGTATTGCAACGGCAAACCATAAAGCCGCCCAGTTAAACGGCAGAATACCCTCAGAGATGTGCATGGCATAGACATTGGTGACAAGTGATAAGTGACAAGTGACAAGTAAAAAAACTGTTGAAAAAATTAGTCCATAATTTTTAGATTTTAACTTTAAACTTTGAACTTTCATAACGTCTCCTCCGCTATTTTCAGCAATGCATTGACAATTGCCGCTGCCGCCGGGCT includes:
- a CDS encoding energy-coupling factor ABC transporter permease, translating into MKVQSLKLKSKNYGLIFSTVFLLVTCHLSLVTNVYAMHISEGILPFNWAALWFAVAIPFVAFGLYRLKKLSNADISFKPLVGLMAAIVFVISCMPIPVPTAGTCSHPAGTGISGILVGPTISILVTAVALLIQALFLAHGGLSTWGADIMSMGVAGSFAGYLTFRGLRALKANLWIAGFMAGILADWATYTTTSIELASGIR